GTGATGTGACGCGTAGCAGGTTGAATAAAGCGAGCGCTTCTGCGTGCTTCTGCAAAAAAAGCGAGAAGCGTAAAAGCGACAGAAGCGAGCGCTTCTACATATTAAGGGCTGCCAAcgttaaaaatttaaaaagtttatCAAGTTCAAACCCAAGTATGTGATTtcttcctcctccttcttcttcttctttttctttttttttcactgTGTCAGTCCCAAAATAGCAGCGAAATGCTGGcaaattttttttttcccttcagttctttttctcattctcttcttcatcttcttcttctttttctttcactatTTCAGTGATAAATTGCAGCGAAATGCTGCCAAATTTTTTTCGTTTCAGTTACTGCCATTTTTTTCGTATACTTACTCCCATTTTTTCGTTTTATGTAATCTTGTAGAATAATAGGAtcctcattttgtgctttaattgATGCTACTCTTTAGCTTTTACATTGAAGTATTGAACATTTGCTTACAGTTACATGCGTTGTCTatgcagtatttattttaattttttttttttaaattccgcttcacttcaaaaaagcgagcgcttcgcttctcaCTTTAAACGAAAAGGGGCTTGTCGCTTttcctcgcttcacgctcttcacagCCCCATTATTGGGTCTTTCCTAAATGTTCTTAGAGTAGATTGAGCTATGCCCAGACAGTAAATGAACTTCTGATGTGCTGGACAGGATGGAGTTCTAAGCAGAGAAAAAAGATCTGGAACCCTTTACCGCCACTATTTTGCGGGTTCTCAAGAAGGAAAGAATTCTATGATGtgaaacgacccgaccggtcgttttgagctctagcgtgtcgttcggcgttttgaggcctcaagtagcttcacttcatgttttatcacttgtacgtgtggtcaaaatagaatttcgggaagttcggagttgtttcggaaggaaaattgaccgaggtttgacttttgagaaaacgactccggaatggaatttttatgatttcaatagcttcgtatggcgaTTTcgtacttaggcgtatgttcggatttagatttggaagtccgtaggacaattcggcgcattttggcgaatagttggaaagttgaagttttgaaatattcataaatttgaccggaagttgacttggTTGATGTCGAgctcggatttcgattccagaaattggaacaggtccattatgtcatttatgacttgtgtgcaaaatttgaagtcattccggattgatttgatacgcttcggcgcaaattatagaatttgaaaatttcataactcataattcgattcgaggcgcgattcgtagtttcggcgttgtttgatgtgatttgaggcctcgactaagtttgtatcatgttttgggacttgttggtatgatttaacggggtcccgaggggcttgggtgtattttggatcattggttgagagactagtaaagttaagaaatttggagtttgaccatggtgaATATCGGgtaagacgacctcttttcagtgttttaagtgcgcgagcaggtccatagcgtgttttatgattgaaattcatatacgatttgtgtccgggaggttccagatgagtttcggggtggtttcggatcatttcggagaagtttgggtTTGCTGGTTTTCTGGTGAggcactgttcattcgcaattgcgaacacggTTCATTGGAgtttactgttcattcgcaaatgcgaagtttttgtccgcaatgcgaacctgggcagaaGACTTAAGGATTGAAACTTGGTCATTTTtccattttcgttttggattttggagctcggtttttggaCGATTTTGAGGAGTTCTTCAcaactttgacttgggtaagtgttctatatccgaaagtgattatatttcatgattccatgattatattcatcaattattagtgaatcaattggaagaaaatgagatttttggcaaaatctttcaaaaacgaaaaaatgaagatttggaggtcgattcgttatcggaatttgataaaattggtatggttgaacttgtatcggaatgagttgtcggattttgtgacttttgtcgggttccgggcacgtgggcccgggggttgactttattgacttttctagCGGAgctgggaattgttataaattgatttattacgagtattagagtatatttttattggtttgcacattgtttgactagttttgaagcgACGGgtatcgatttgaggtgttagagtggcgttgcagccggttatggaacttcgagcgaggtaagtctcctgtctaaccatgtgagggggaaaccaccccctagggtgatatttattgttatgtgcaactagttgtgggtgctacgtacgcacgaggtgacgagagttcgtacgtagctaaagcatatttatgtctgggtagacttaggactttatcatctaatatttgaattgtttggactcattttgctagcttaattaattgaaattttaacttaaattgatttagaaacatataaatatattaggccgagttttatcaccttgagttattgccaagatatttgataaatgtaAAGGGGTATATTTATTATTGTGCCCATGTACTGTGTTGTAAgcatgtgtctcgtaattcgataacttcctttcttgtggagcgggccgaacgtctcggcagtataatagatgcatctatggttcgtgccgctcgaccctcggcattgtacacattattccggatcgggccggacgacctcggcataatcgtgcgttatatcgctggtagtccgaacattcacgagattatctttccactgatacccggcattttatatggtattccttattcatttgatattggcacttgacattttctaagccgttaaggtagaatacaaggttgagaaatttatactttaaaagaaatatttggaagattatgtaacttacagattcaccccattattgttgtgtgcttcatatctgcttatgaattattatattgctttattggacctctagtaagtgtcgatgtcgacccctcgtcactacttttccggggttaggctagatacttactgggtacgcgttgatttacgtactcatgttgcacttctgcactaaatatgtaggatctgacaggttcatttggtgatcatcttggcgcgtaggtgcacctgttgaggggactttatgtgagctgcattccaggctacgcatcgcagtccaccaagTCTCCTTCGTACTATGtattttatcctgtctatttacattctggacagatgttatattattattgtacttcttAGAAAAtgttcatgtacttgtgacaccgggttttggggttatactagttgatgcttacggttttgtatattattatcgccttccatttcttttataaactacaaatgttgtacgttcccgtggacttagaagtgtaaatctccttccttattaaaatctatgttttcgaaagtaataaaatgagtaattaaattgataaatcaccgttggcttgcctgacggcggcgttaggcgccatcacgacctatagtggattttgggtcaagACATGATGTCTTGACGGGAAGGCTCAGTCCGTACATAACCTGAAGCATAGGTCTTTGTACCAATTAGCTATATGGTGCAAACTCGAAAATATATATGAAGTAGATTCATCGATTGAATTCCTAACATTTCTACAGGAATAGATGTAAGATCAAGTATAAAATTTTGTACTCTCCCAATATTATCTTAGTGCTGGTTTTTGCACATCAAAAAAATATTTCATTGCCAATAAATATATCAGGGAAGATTTTGTTACAGTACTTCAAACCAAAGGCCAGCACTTCCTACATGCTTTGTTAACTACTGTAATTCGCTTTACAAGACAGGAAAGAGCTTTGTCCATTGATAGGGCAAGAAAGTAAAGACTGCCACTACATATAATGAGAAAAAAGGTTACAATAAAAGGATTACAGAGTGAAATGCAGTAACTAGTCAGACGCCACTGGATAAATGACAAAAGAAATTTTAACTAGAGGGACGGCCAGGAAGCAGGCGCAGCAAATGCAGCTTAAGTTTTGCCAGTACAAATATCTCTATTTCATGCATAATTACGGCAAGAACAATCTAAGCATGTCCTTGCAAAAGCTAGAAGTGATCAAAACAAGACTGCTGACCTTCAACTTGGAAATTGATCATCATGATCAGACATATTCACTGAGTGCTCTCAGGTTGTTTCGGAGAGCCTTCAATGGCCTTTGCGGCTTCTATAGCTGAGTCTCTTCTACTAATGACTTTTGAAAGCTCCTCAACCTTATCCTTCAACATGCCAACATTAGAATTGGTCGAGTGAACCAACTTGTTTGCAGTCTCCAGAGCAGTGCATAGCTACAACGCAATAAAGAAGCAAAATCTCTTAGTAAAGTGAAAACATACACAGAAACAGATTTAGAGTCtctttcctctctctctctctctctttatatTTTTTAATGGATAAGAACAGATTTAGAGTCCATGTTGGTATCAAAATGGGAAATCCGTAAACGAGCAGATGTAAAAAGGGAATTGTGTGACCAATTACTACATCTGCTTATCCTCCGTTTACCTATTTTGGTAATAATAGAAGCATAGACTATATACGATACGAAATTAATACTCCACGTCAAACATGAAAAGATGTACAGCTGTAAATCATTATGTCACTAGATTCAATTGGTACATATTACTGCAACACCAAATAAAGTTGAATACAAAATATTTAAGATCCTGAAGATCAACATATAAAAAACATTGTGTCTCAATCTTTTGGTACTCTCTTCCTCATCGAGGTATCCTCTATAACTTCTCCTATGAGATCAACTTCTATTACCTCTAGTGTGAGATGCGTCCATGAATGATCTGTACCAGCAAGTGCTTTGTTCAGCTGCTCATAGTTTTCCTAAACAATAAGCAAAACATTAAGTTGATATATAACTAAAAGATCTAAAGGAAGATTAATACCAGTATAATCAGAAAGTAAAACGAACTCCTAGACATTAAATTATATCAAGTAGTGCTTTTAACAGACGTCACAGAAAAGCAGATTGTTCCCTTCCAAAACAAACTATCACCGCGTACGCTGATATTAAACTCCCCAATTGAGGTGCAAACTATCCTAAGCCAGGCTGAAGCAGGAAACAGGTGAACTAAACATAGTTCACTGTGTCACAATAGTCTATTAAGCCTCACAACATTTGCTGATCAAAATTAATTGCTAGTAATAATCACAATTTAGGTTTTTGCAAGGTCCTACAGggatttttatgtgttatagaaaAAGAAGtcccctttcatttcttttctgtTTATCATCCCATCATAGCCTAACTTTCGTCATTAAGAACCAAATGCTTGCAGGAGAAGTAGTAGACCTTAACCACCATAGGGAAAAAAAATTGTCAACTTAATTTCAGCAGCAAGAAAACAAATTATTTCGAGCATATTGCTTTCACATACATCAGAATTTTGACACTGAATGGAGTAGAAAATGCATACACACAGATTGTAACATAATGTGGTGCATGCAGTTTCCAACCTCCTTATATTATCCAAATAGTAGTATCAGAATTCTTGCCGCAGCAATTCCTAGTGTCTACTGCAAGCTTTTAAGATTTTAACTAACTTCAGAGATAAATATCAGTTTCCAGAGCATTTGTGTTCACAAAATTATAGCACTAACTAAAAATAATTTTGTGGAATAAATCTTAGGAGGAGCGTTTCCCCTTTAATAGGAATTATTCTGCGAGAATGTGATTAGTCGGGGACCCAAAGCGATATCGGACATTTGATCATTGTCCGAATTATGTAGAGGGAAGTTGTCCAAAAAGACCTAACATCACTCGGAACTAATGCTGAATTAACTACGAACAAACACAATGGAGAAAAGGATCTACAAATGCAACATCAACTAGTCAGTATTAAAGCTGAGTGTTGTTACACAGGCACAGTAATAGGCTAGTCTTTTGGTTTGGACTCACCTGTTCAATCTATAACATTCTCCTAGCTTATCGTCATAGAAGTTTGAAAAAATTAAGTCCTTAAAGAGAAACTATAGGACGAAGCAAGTACAGTAATAAAAAGAAAGAGTATAAAACCTGGAAGAGGTTGTTTAGATCGGAAGGATGGAGGCTGGAATTGTAGTCCGGTGAAGGTGTTTTGATGGGGCGCGGTGGAAGCTGATCACCGCCGGCGTCACTTTCTCCGACGTCGCTGAGCAGATCGCCGATGCATAACAATGGCCCTCCCACCCCTCTCATCTGTCTCGCTCTCTCTCTCGGTTTGGGTAAAACTGATCCAAATGAAATCAAATTCTTCTGTTTGTAAAGCCACGGGCTAATTGGAATTGGTCAGGGTACTAATTACACCGTCTGTTAATTATACAATACTATAATTACCGTGACATATTTGTTTGTCACGATGTAATTACGGTTTAATTTAAGTGTAATGTTTGactattgtcacgatccaaaatttcaagtgtcgtgatggcgcctatgaTCATACTAAGTAAGTCGACAACTCACATATACCAACATGttgaaatttaaaatatatgaaaataagctTAAGGAAAAGTCTCATAAAACTGAATGAAAACGTCACAGCTCAATACAAAATTTCCCAAAactcgggtgtcactgagtacataagcttaAGCCTGGAACCAAAATATTGCAAATGTTGACTCAAGCGACAAAAATAGGTAAAAAAAAGTGTTAAATACCATATTATGTATAGCACATCTAAAACATGAGCTATACCGTAACTGCCAGTTACCCCGTTAAAGTAAAGCGCATGTAATAAATGCGCTATACTCAGTATTTGCAGTCATAATAATTCACTGCATAGCGCATCTATCATATGCGTTATGTATAATCTCAGGTATAAAGAACCATTCCTCGTGTCATAATAATTCACCAATTTAAATCACATGCCAAAGCTTCAAGTAATAATCTTTGTGTTTTTCTTTGTAAGAAGGAGAAATGGTATGCGAAATGTTTCGTGCATTGGAATGTCATGTTGCGGAGGCTGCCTTTTATAGAATTCTCAATTCCTTTAGATTTATTATTATAGTACTATGTAGTCACATAAAATATTATGGATCATGACATGCAGAAttagtaaaataaaaatatttataatagCTAAAAATTCATATTGATAGTGTATAATGGTggtaaaatggattaaaataataattactcattcatattatccactaaaagaTAGGTTGGATAATAAACTTTATAAAAATGAGTCAAATATGAATCCACTTAAAAATATATACTTCATGGATAATCAATGggcttaaattttatatttgtaaagattCAAATTGAGAGTTTCTCAAAATTAGGAGACTAGAAATTTCCAAAAGTGATCACATTCAGGAAGCAAGGGATAATATGTGTATTCATATTATAAATCGGTTAACTCATTTTCTATTCGTATTAAATATGGCAAGCCGggtattttatcttttttttaattACCCGTTTTTAATTCACACATATCCGATCCGACCCACCCATTTTTCACCCCTAGTAGTGTATTCTTACTGATAGGTTATGAGTATATTTCAATGATATTTGACCTTACAAGATCTTTTTTTCAAGATAAACAATCACAACACGTGTGCGGTGAAACACCACGTCGTAGAGGTTGCCTATCGTGACATGTAGGGAAAAACACATGTTGCCGTTTTTATGAAGCTTTGGCATGTGATTACCTGAAGCTTTGGCATGTGATTTCAATTCGTGAATTACATAGCGCATATAATAGATGCGCTATGCAATGAATTATTATGACTACAAATACTAAGTATAGCGCATGTATTACATGCGCTATATTTTAACGGGGTAACTGGccattaaggtatagcgcatgttTTAGATGTGTTATACATAATATGGTTCTCAACAATTTTTTCCACTTACTTTTATCGCTTGAGTCAAAATTTGcaatattttggttccggactccatgagcatctatacaaataCATAGTCTGATACATTGTCTAAGAAAATAGAACTGAATAAGTAAAACTgagggataggggaggagagtcaaggtttgcggacgcgaaggcagctacctcgataatcttcGAACGGCTGAAAGCTCTTAGATCAACAACCACTGTGCCCggaaatgcctggatctgcacacaaagtgtagggtgtagcgtgagtacaaccaactcaataagtaacaagtctaaacctttggactgaaagcagtgacgagtccGAACAATACGGTTCAAATACATAATTAAATAGTACGAAAATTTATAGAACATATGACAGtaatatctcagagaaactcATAATTTGCAAGTACCAGTACATGAATGTAGACATACTTCCAGGTTTAACAATTAAACTCAGAACAGATAAATATGTcaagtctgaatgatatgagaaatatgacatctctagATCTATATGCCAATATGCATATCGTATATGATGCAACACAATAAAAGCctcgcgtactcacactctcggagtactcaacctgactgtctcaattcttactcatcacactcaatcactcagtactgtacagggcaAATCCAGCCCGAATCATATATCGTGAATCAATagcaattgcgctcactgtgggtgtgcagactccggaggggcagatccatcccaagtgctataataagccaatcatggcatgaatcaataaaacctactgcggcgtgcagcccgatcccataaatatcactcataaacaggccctcggc
This region of Nicotiana tomentosiformis chromosome 4, ASM39032v3, whole genome shotgun sequence genomic DNA includes:
- the LOC104110442 gene encoding uncharacterized protein; the encoded protein is MRGVGGPLLCIGDLLSDVGESDAGGDQLPPRPIKTPSPDYNSSLHPSDLNNLFQENYEQLNKALAGTDHSWTHLTLELCTALETANKLVHSTNSNVGMLKDKVEELSKVISRRDSAIEAAKAIEGSPKQPESTQ